Proteins found in one Methanospirillum hungatei JF-1 genomic segment:
- a CDS encoding 50S ribosomal protein L37ae, with amino-acid sequence MARKMVKAKGRVSGSTGRFGPRYGRFIRKRVRDVELISKATHTCPRCDTVSVKRKGTGIWECRKCSFKFAGGAYVPVTPNLKVALRTIERTVKEA; translated from the coding sequence ATGGCCAGAAAAATGGTAAAGGCAAAGGGGAGGGTATCCGGCTCTACGGGCAGATTTGGTCCGAGATATGGTCGGTTTATCAGGAAACGAGTACGTGATGTTGAACTGATTTCAAAAGCAACACACACCTGTCCCCGCTGTGATACCGTTTCAGTAAAACGGAAAGGAACGGGCATCTGGGAATGCAGAAAATGCTCATTCAAGTTTGCCGGCGGCGCATATGTCCCGGTCACTCCGAACCTGAAGGTTGCCCTGCGTACTATTGAGCGGACAGTAAAGGAGGCGTAA
- a CDS encoding amino acid-binding protein, producing the protein MQVSMKLEIRDTPGQLVAALMPISDAGGNIKTVIHEHDFSSDKGSLGVEVVIEIPQERLDALLKLFQERGITVIRFGEERMHYQQSVILIGHLIHTNLGDTVDRIDSTGFAEVTRMSLAMPAIHERSSAKCTIKALSREHMDQAIEILRDVSKQKDILMIEPLEF; encoded by the coding sequence ATGCAGGTCTCGATGAAACTTGAAATCCGTGATACGCCAGGTCAGCTGGTTGCAGCACTGATGCCGATCTCCGATGCCGGGGGAAATATCAAGACGGTCATTCATGAACATGACTTTTCATCAGACAAGGGTTCCCTTGGGGTGGAAGTTGTTATTGAAATCCCCCAGGAGCGGCTGGACGCTCTTTTGAAACTCTTTCAGGAGCGGGGGATAACCGTCATCAGATTTGGAGAAGAGCGGATGCATTATCAGCAATCGGTCATTCTCATCGGCCATCTGATTCATACAAACCTCGGTGACACGGTTGATCGGATTGATAGTACCGGTTTTGCAGAGGTTACGCGGATGAGTCTTGCCATGCCTGCCATACATGAACGAAGCTCGGCAAAGTGTACCATCAAAGCATTGAGCAGGGAACATATGGATCAGGCGATTGAAATCCTTCGTGATGTGTCAAAGCAGAAGGATATCCTGATGATAGAGCCCCTGGAGTTCTGA
- a CDS encoding FKBP-type peptidyl-prolyl cis-trans isomerase has product MEKRFSISGCSTCLGIAGAILLIAAALICGCTTTPPEQVQTIPPAETQAVACTGGAQTGDLIEVDYIGTFDNGTEFDSSYTSGQPFSLILGSGGAIPGFDKALHCMEVNETKKFTLSPEEAYGEYDPAKIVSMPIEFIPAGENATVGDRVTLFDGGQLFQATIADMNATNVTFDLNSPLAGKALTFEVTVRNITPITLEKENSTEKKE; this is encoded by the coding sequence ATGGAGAAACGTTTCAGCATCAGCGGATGCAGTACCTGTCTTGGTATTGCAGGTGCAATTCTTCTTATCGCAGCAGCACTCATCTGCGGGTGTACAACAACCCCGCCTGAACAGGTCCAGACCATACCTCCAGCAGAAACCCAGGCTGTTGCATGTACTGGCGGTGCACAGACCGGAGATCTTATCGAGGTAGACTATATCGGAACCTTTGACAATGGAACAGAATTTGACAGTTCATATACGAGTGGTCAGCCATTCAGTCTGATACTTGGTTCTGGTGGGGCAATCCCCGGCTTTGACAAAGCCCTTCATTGCATGGAGGTGAATGAAACAAAGAAGTTTACCCTCTCCCCTGAAGAGGCATATGGTGAATATGATCCGGCAAAGATCGTTTCGATGCCGATTGAATTTATCCCGGCTGGCGAGAACGCAACTGTTGGTGATCGTGTAACGCTCTTTGACGGTGGACAACTCTTCCAGGCTACTATTGCTGATATGAATGCAACCAATGTCACCTTTGATCTGAACAGTCCTCTTGCAGGAAAAGCTCTTACCTTTGAAGTAACGGTCCGGAATATTACTCCAATCACTCTTGAAAAAGAGAATAGTACAGAAAAGAAAGAGTAA
- a CDS encoding KEOPS complex subunit Pcc1 gives MMHEAIFTFETPDTGVIVRSLLPEAETDGAGRSWGTITETSESSFEIRIRAEDLTALRAALNTWLRLVQIAEEMVQTTKKAGRTNE, from the coding sequence ATGATGCATGAAGCAATCTTCACCTTTGAAACACCCGATACCGGAGTAATTGTCAGGTCGTTGCTACCTGAGGCAGAAACCGATGGAGCGGGCAGATCCTGGGGAACAATAACAGAGACGTCTGAATCATCATTTGAAATCCGCATCAGGGCAGAAGATCTGACCGCGCTCAGAGCGGCTCTGAACACCTGGCTCAGACTGGTTCAGATAGCTGAAGAGATGGTACAGACAACTAAAAAGGCGGGAAGAACAAATGAATAG
- a CDS encoding DJ-1/PfpI family protein has product MKVLIAIPPEKFRDEELLIPVKKFQEAGVTYELASTHVGVVMGVLGKKAKVNRTFEDVLLSGVDDYYALMIVGGPGTQVHLWNNRHLIELVTIFNTRQKVVAAIDNAPIVVAKAGILKKKIATVAPGLTVREMMKEDAIIQNKPVVYKDRIVTAMGFEAAEEFASIIIKYEKGNPEFVPTSGKAGFAF; this is encoded by the coding sequence ATGAAGGTACTCATCGCGATTCCTCCTGAAAAGTTCAGAGATGAGGAACTCCTGATTCCGGTTAAAAAATTTCAGGAGGCCGGGGTGACGTATGAACTTGCATCGACGCACGTCGGAGTGGTAATGGGCGTCCTTGGCAAGAAGGCGAAAGTAAACCGGACCTTTGAAGATGTTCTGCTATCCGGTGTTGATGATTATTATGCCCTGATGATCGTCGGAGGCCCGGGAACCCAGGTACATCTCTGGAATAACCGGCATCTCATCGAATTAGTTACGATCTTCAATACCAGACAGAAGGTCGTTGCGGCTATTGATAATGCTCCGATTGTAGTTGCAAAAGCAGGAATACTAAAGAAGAAGATTGCAACAGTGGCCCCTGGTCTTACTGTCCGTGAGATGATGAAAGAGGATGCAATCATTCAGAATAAACCGGTTGTATATAAGGACAGGATCGTCACTGCCATGGGGTTTGAGGCAGCCGAGGAGTTTGCATCCATCATCATAAAGTATGAGAAGGGCAATCCTGAATTTGTACCAACAAGTGGCAAAGCAGGATTCGCGTTTTAA
- a CDS encoding Rpp14/Pop5 family protein, with translation MRLRPSMRENFRYVLVRITSDSVFESRDLYRSIAESVVSLYGDRITAQIWPSVMQVSGSYAIIRCRRGLEHDLETALCAISQIQGTPAAIHPLRTSGTIRTLKEKMPLCTEKRSAKAVISGVPCDVVVSMQGRIDLKEKGIYHEIPRYITEEDTEDLYYDE, from the coding sequence ATGCGTCTTCGCCCGTCCATGCGTGAAAACTTCAGATATGTTCTTGTTCGGATTACTTCGGATTCTGTTTTTGAATCGCGTGATCTGTACCGATCGATTGCAGAGTCGGTTGTCAGCCTGTATGGTGATCGTATCACGGCGCAGATCTGGCCGTCTGTCATGCAGGTATCTGGTTCTTATGCAATTATCAGATGCAGGCGCGGTCTTGAGCACGATCTTGAGACTGCTCTCTGTGCGATATCGCAGATTCAGGGCACACCAGCAGCAATACACCCGCTCAGAACATCAGGAACGATCCGGACACTGAAAGAAAAGATGCCGCTCTGCACCGAGAAACGAAGCGCAAAAGCCGTGATATCAGGAGTTCCCTGTGATGTTGTTGTTTCTATGCAGGGAAGGATAGATCTCAAAGAAAAGGGGATTTATCATGAGATACCACGGTACATAACAGAAGAAGATACTGAGGACCTGTACTATGATGAATAA
- a CDS encoding NosD domain-containing protein, protein MWHIQKSEVCTRQQDILRIVRVIVLGVLLVTGIFVGVGSGKPQAKETLDSGPDVAIIDASVKMDISEMGEITLGTIPDERLIVTITVQNTGNREAPGYKLRAYLVRVGREDEIGTQIGGDITDTRLGAGETRTYTKSWSLPTHLKRGEYRVMIVLDTSSYFIEPDTDNNRMTSQQPVVPGALTGPEGSIPVYSPAEITKPGYYVLKRDIDGRKKMNVFEIKTSGVTIDGGGNTIRGLSSGFNSGIYINAGTAIRDITIKNVVIEGMDAGIWMYKVSNSVITNCTIRNTANMGLRLDQSNQNQIFDNTFEKNAIGIGIFQSKDNHIFNNLLKNPHNAVVNENERNMWNTDLKSGTNIIGGSMIGGNAWFDETGEGGFSASAQTYSHEGISDSPYSLNANNIDLYPLSRSPSKPSVATTPVPIYTPIPTDTPVQEWSDSKSETPPEEPVSDQVSEPLMPDVVNASTEESTPLPEQSQNIQTEEAGNTEEPEPAPPSRPLSPYADISVKEITGPETGCPGTEFNLSAVIENTGGYDADAFQVRFYLTEDRQIDGKDIFLGEKTVRNLPSGSEQTLTESFIIPKLIGLKNYYLAIVTNTDNSVFEDKKENNNGYSSIRMAIRDC, encoded by the coding sequence ATGTGGCACATACAAAAATCGGAAGTGTGTACCCGGCAACAGGATATACTCAGAATTGTCCGGGTAATAGTGCTGGGAGTACTTCTTGTAACAGGTATTTTTGTTGGGGTGGGATCTGGCAAACCCCAGGCAAAAGAAACTCTTGATTCAGGGCCTGATGTTGCAATAATTGATGCATCAGTCAAGATGGACATCTCTGAAATGGGTGAGATCACCTTGGGAACGATCCCTGATGAACGATTAATCGTTACCATCACGGTTCAGAATACGGGGAACCGGGAAGCTCCCGGATACAAACTCCGTGCATATCTTGTACGGGTTGGCAGAGAGGATGAGATCGGAACTCAGATCGGGGGTGATATTACCGACACCAGACTTGGCGCAGGTGAGACCCGGACATATACCAAGAGCTGGTCTCTGCCAACACACCTGAAGAGGGGGGAATACCGGGTCATGATCGTCCTTGATACAAGCAGTTATTTTATTGAGCCTGATACTGACAACAACCGCATGACAAGTCAGCAGCCCGTCGTTCCCGGAGCGCTTACCGGACCGGAAGGATCAATTCCGGTATATTCACCTGCAGAGATTACCAAGCCCGGGTATTATGTATTAAAGCGGGACATCGACGGGCGAAAGAAGATGAATGTTTTTGAGATAAAAACATCAGGAGTAACCATCGACGGGGGAGGCAATACTATCAGAGGCTTGTCATCGGGATTTAACTCTGGAATATATATCAATGCAGGAACCGCAATCCGGGATATCACCATCAAAAACGTGGTAATTGAGGGAATGGATGCAGGCATCTGGATGTACAAGGTAAGTAACAGTGTTATTACAAATTGTACAATCAGAAACACTGCTAACATGGGTCTCCGGCTTGATCAATCCAATCAGAACCAGATTTTTGATAATACGTTTGAGAAGAATGCCATAGGTATCGGAATTTTCCAGTCCAAAGATAATCATATCTTCAATAACCTCTTGAAAAACCCGCATAATGCAGTCGTGAATGAAAATGAGCGGAATATGTGGAACACCGATCTCAAATCAGGAACAAATATCATCGGTGGTAGTATGATTGGAGGAAATGCCTGGTTTGATGAGACGGGTGAAGGAGGATTTTCTGCATCCGCTCAGACCTATTCCCACGAAGGTATTTCTGATTCACCCTATTCACTGAATGCAAACAATATAGATCTCTACCCACTCTCCCGGTCACCCTCAAAACCATCGGTTGCTACAACTCCGGTACCAATATATACGCCAATCCCGACAGATACTCCTGTTCAGGAATGGAGTGATTCAAAGTCAGAGACCCCTCCTGAAGAACCAGTATCTGACCAGGTGAGTGAGCCATTAATGCCGGATGTGGTTAATGCCAGTACCGAAGAAAGCACACCTCTACCAGAACAAAGTCAGAATATCCAGACTGAAGAAGCAGGAAATACAGAAGAACCTGAACCAGCCCCTCCGTCACGTCCTCTTTCACCCTATGCAGACATCAGTGTAAAAGAGATCACAGGACCTGAAACCGGCTGTCCGGGAACCGAATTTAACCTCTCTGCAGTTATTGAAAACACCGGCGGGTATGATGCTGATGCATTCCAGGTCAGATTCTACCTGACTGAAGATCGTCAGATAGATGGGAAAGATATCTTTCTTGGAGAGAAGACAGTTCGTAACCTTCCATCAGGGAGCGAGCAGACTCTCACAGAATCTTTTATCATCCCAAAATTGATCGGGCTCAAAAATTATTACCTGGCAATCGTCACGAACACAGATAATTCAGTGTTTGAAGATAAAAAAGAAAATAATAACGGATATTCATCCATTCGGATGGCAATCCGGGATTGTTAA
- a CDS encoding carboxypeptidase regulatory-like domain-containing protein: MKSDMGNYSGICSGHWISIPLLIFFLVTCFICSWAAADKQETLISITVTPENPPEGYAFTVTGTLTDASGSPLGNKRVSLESSPDGDPAYPFERIAVDATDRTGKFEFFRGNHTPAEYIRVSYLGNAEYQGSVSEAVPVHNAAVYGAGTHPSRTTGGLMLTGSPDNSIVLLDGEVRGVTPLALNGIESGPHILEIGKPGYQNQTMEVFVAPERKTTFSFSLPPAGINLQNAGIESQTGLHVFSNTSYQDDMSIPLGDPLYSFSKAGVSVDIYGNNTSVNGTNRTQITTLYDEDPFGDGFSMSVIITSDNTPFR, encoded by the coding sequence ATGAAATCTGATATGGGGAACTATTCGGGGATATGTTCAGGGCATTGGATCTCTATCCCGCTTCTCATCTTCTTTCTGGTAACGTGCTTTATATGTTCCTGGGCAGCCGCAGATAAACAGGAGACACTGATATCAATAACAGTGACACCTGAAAACCCTCCGGAAGGGTACGCCTTTACCGTGACCGGAACACTGACTGATGCATCCGGCTCTCCTCTTGGGAACAAACGGGTAAGCCTGGAGTCTTCTCCTGATGGTGATCCGGCATATCCATTTGAGCGAATTGCGGTTGATGCGACAGACCGGACAGGGAAATTTGAATTTTTCAGGGGGAATCACACCCCTGCTGAATATATACGTGTATCCTATCTGGGAAATGCCGAGTATCAGGGAAGTGTAAGCGAAGCGGTACCGGTCCATAACGCAGCGGTGTATGGTGCCGGCACTCATCCCTCCCGCACAACCGGCGGGCTTATGCTGACCGGCAGTCCGGATAACTCCATCGTTCTTCTGGATGGTGAGGTGCGCGGTGTAACGCCCCTCGCCCTGAACGGAATTGAGTCAGGTCCTCACATTCTTGAGATAGGAAAGCCCGGATATCAGAATCAGACCATGGAGGTCTTTGTTGCACCTGAACGAAAGACCACGTTCAGTTTCTCTCTTCCGCCTGCCGGAATAAATCTGCAAAATGCAGGAATAGAGAGCCAGACCGGTCTTCATGTCTTTAGTAATACCAGTTATCAGGATGATATGTCTATCCCGCTCGGCGATCCGCTCTATTCATTCAGTAAAGCAGGTGTTTCGGTGGATATTTACGGGAACAATACATCAGTGAACGGGACAAACAGGACCCAGATTACAACACTGTATGATGAAGATCCGTTTGGCGACGGATTTTCGATGTCGGTGATCATTACCAGTGATAATACCCCGTTCCGGTGA
- a CDS encoding homoserine dehydrogenase — translation MAIRIALIGTGAVGRGILEAITRKDLGIVLTGVADSRSGMIHSDGISPSDLLSRKRETGLCGDVSITADDVVRTAPYDVLVEVSPTDAATGEPATSYIRTALSRGCHVVTSNKGPVALHYHELKQEADKAGVSFRFEATVAGAIPILHTLLESLGGNEVQALYGVLNGTCNYILTRMAEEGLSYKQALDEARALGYAEADPTYDVKGIDAAIKLVILANTVLNQRITLEDIDITGIDLLTEEAIRLAEEQDATIRLIGEIIPGKNLYRLSPRIIPRHHPLVVHGSLNAIILRTDLAGDLVFSGKGAGSLETASAVLGDILSIRDRYAGGN, via the coding sequence ATGGCCATCCGTATTGCACTTATCGGGACCGGTGCTGTTGGCCGGGGTATCCTGGAAGCGATAACCAGAAAAGATCTCGGGATTGTGCTGACCGGTGTTGCAGATTCACGGTCCGGAATGATTCATTCGGATGGTATCTCACCGTCAGATCTCCTGTCCCGCAAGAGAGAGACCGGACTGTGCGGCGATGTCTCCATTACTGCTGATGACGTTGTCCGGACGGCTCCCTATGATGTACTGGTAGAAGTCTCCCCGACAGATGCAGCAACCGGGGAGCCTGCAACCTCCTATATCCGGACTGCATTATCCAGGGGTTGTCATGTGGTCACATCAAACAAGGGCCCGGTCGCATTGCATTATCATGAGCTGAAACAGGAGGCGGATAAAGCAGGGGTTTCCTTCCGGTTTGAAGCAACCGTTGCCGGAGCGATCCCCATTCTGCATACGCTTCTTGAGTCACTTGGTGGGAATGAGGTGCAGGCCCTGTATGGAGTTCTGAACGGGACCTGCAATTACATTCTGACCAGGATGGCTGAAGAGGGGCTGTCGTATAAGCAGGCACTTGACGAGGCACGGGCTCTGGGGTATGCTGAGGCAGATCCGACGTATGATGTAAAAGGCATTGATGCTGCAATAAAACTGGTAATATTAGCAAATACGGTCCTGAACCAGCGGATAACGCTTGAAGATATTGATATTACCGGGATTGATCTCCTGACCGAAGAAGCAATCAGGCTTGCAGAAGAGCAGGATGCAACGATACGGCTCATCGGAGAGATAATCCCCGGAAAGAATCTCTACCGGCTGTCACCACGGATCATTCCCCGGCATCATCCGCTTGTTGTTCACGGGTCTTTAAATGCAATCATCCTGCGTACCGATCTTGCCGGGGATCTGGTCTTCTCAGGGAAAGGGGCCGGATCGCTTGAGACAGCAAGTGCGGTCCTTGGAGATATCCTTTCAATTCGTGACAGGTATGCAGGGGGTAATTGA
- a CDS encoding EF-Tu/IF-2/RF-3 family GTPase encodes MPNLNIAYLGPEDLVKELGKKGTSTDITFYNMKKGGVTLTIIEPSRYPEKLSSLFYTASLADLAVLVIDALSAKLGEIILMLNAAGVKDGVFILRNYLDKGQIAPLIRGTVLEQYTELPDDPVVLREWLWNRAGEQKSARNTEKGSVPIDHHFNVKGIGTVILGCVQEGTIRRHDQLTVHPLGKQAQIRSIQMHDDDAEEASAGDRVGLALKGIEADDLDRGFVLSSDPRIISSLKITGTADIIPYWPQPLKEQMVLYAGHWMQFLPCRVSAVSDAGDFRKPTLTLEFERELIYLPGSVIILHYLESEKLRIVGTITIG; translated from the coding sequence ATGCCAAATCTCAATATCGCCTACCTCGGACCAGAGGACCTGGTAAAAGAACTGGGGAAAAAAGGCACTTCAACCGACATAACCTTCTATAACATGAAAAAAGGGGGAGTAACATTAACGATTATTGAGCCCTCCCGATACCCGGAAAAGTTGTCATCCCTCTTTTACACGGCATCCCTTGCAGATCTTGCTGTACTGGTAATTGATGCCCTGAGCGCGAAGCTGGGAGAGATAATTCTGATGCTGAACGCGGCCGGGGTGAAAGACGGTGTGTTCATCCTGAGAAATTACCTTGACAAGGGACAGATTGCACCGCTCATCCGGGGTACTGTCCTGGAACAGTATACAGAACTTCCAGATGATCCGGTCGTGCTGCGTGAGTGGTTGTGGAACCGTGCAGGAGAACAAAAATCTGCGCGGAATACTGAAAAGGGCAGTGTTCCCATCGATCATCACTTCAATGTGAAAGGAATCGGGACTGTCATTCTCGGATGTGTGCAGGAAGGGACTATAAGGCGCCATGATCAACTGACAGTCCATCCCTTAGGAAAGCAAGCCCAGATACGTTCAATCCAGATGCATGATGATGATGCAGAGGAGGCATCTGCCGGAGACCGGGTCGGGTTGGCCCTGAAGGGAATTGAGGCTGACGATCTTGACCGCGGATTTGTTCTTTCATCAGATCCACGAATCATCTCATCTCTGAAGATCACTGGAACCGCAGATATCATCCCCTACTGGCCACAGCCATTGAAAGAACAGATGGTTTTGTATGCCGGACACTGGATGCAGTTTCTCCCCTGCAGGGTATCAGCAGTGAGTGATGCAGGTGATTTCAGAAAACCGACCCTCACCCTTGAGTTTGAGCGGGAATTGATATACCTCCCTGGTTCGGTCATCATCCTCCATTACCTTGAGAGTGAAAAACTGCGGATTGTCGGGACCATCACGATAGGCTGA
- a CDS encoding prefoldin subunit beta → MQNISPKVQNQINMLQQMQQQMQTILSQKSQYELAAQEARRAVEELKETDDSAAVYMNVGTVVMQKPKSEVISKVTEKIETLEIRIRSIEKQEKMLQEKFEKLQSQVRSEIEGRKTPDAN, encoded by the coding sequence ATGCAGAATATTTCGCCAAAAGTGCAGAACCAGATAAATATGCTTCAGCAGATGCAACAGCAGATGCAGACCATCCTCTCTCAAAAGAGCCAATATGAACTGGCTGCGCAGGAAGCACGAAGAGCGGTTGAAGAACTGAAGGAAACAGATGACTCTGCTGCGGTATATATGAACGTGGGAACTGTTGTCATGCAGAAACCTAAATCTGAAGTCATCTCCAAAGTCACTGAGAAGATCGAAACACTGGAGATCAGGATCCGATCAATAGAGAAGCAGGAGAAGATGCTTCAGGAAAAGTTTGAAAAACTTCAAAGTCAGGTTCGTTCAGAAATTGAGGGACGAAAAACCCCCGACGCAAACTGA
- the psmA gene encoding archaeal proteasome endopeptidase complex subunit alpha yields MMNNNQAAYDRAITVFSPDGRLYQVEYAREAVKRGTTAVGIKCQEGVVLIVDKRINSRLLEANSIEKIFRIDEHIGVASSGLVGDARALVDRARIEAQINRVTYDEPIDVETLAKKLGDHMQTYTQFGGARPYGTALLITGISDGQFRLFETDPSGTLLEYKATGIGTGRPAVMKLFEEEYTHECSIKDAITLGLKALHEATEGKFDVNTVEIGVITREEEQFRKMSREEVLSYIGQPQ; encoded by the coding sequence ATGATGAATAATAATCAGGCCGCATATGATCGCGCCATTACTGTTTTCAGCCCGGATGGGAGATTATACCAGGTTGAATATGCACGTGAGGCGGTCAAACGCGGCACAACTGCAGTTGGAATAAAATGCCAGGAGGGCGTCGTCCTGATAGTTGATAAACGGATCAACTCCCGCCTTCTTGAGGCCAATTCAATAGAGAAAATTTTCAGGATCGATGAGCATATCGGAGTTGCGTCATCCGGGCTTGTCGGCGATGCACGCGCACTGGTCGACCGGGCCAGAATCGAAGCTCAGATAAACCGGGTCACCTATGACGAACCGATCGATGTCGAGACCCTTGCAAAGAAACTTGGCGACCATATGCAGACCTATACCCAGTTTGGCGGGGCACGCCCCTATGGGACTGCACTCCTTATTACCGGTATCTCTGACGGCCAGTTCCGTCTTTTCGAAACAGATCCGAGTGGCACCCTTCTTGAATACAAGGCAACCGGAATCGGAACCGGCAGACCTGCCGTGATGAAACTGTTCGAGGAAGAATACACTCACGAATGTTCCATAAAGGATGCCATTACCCTTGGTCTGAAAGCACTTCATGAAGCAACGGAGGGAAAGTTCGACGTGAACACCGTTGAGATCGGAGTAATTACAAGGGAGGAGGAGCAGTTCAGGAAGATGTCACGTGAAGAGGTTCTGTCCTATATCGGACAGCCACAGTAA
- a CDS encoding ribosome assembly factor SBDS gives MISLDDAVVAKLESHGERFEILVDPDLAAKIRQGEDIPIEDAVAALQIFENASQAERASEESLKKVFKTTEFEPIALHIIRKGEIHLTSEQRKVLTAEKRRQVITFIARNAVNPQTGHPHPPQRIELAMEEAKVHIDPFRSVEELVKDTMKALRPLIPIKFDEVRVAVRIPPDYAPRAYGEISAVAAIEKEEWQKDGSWICVVVIPAGIQTEFYDLINRISHGNAETKIIK, from the coding sequence GTGATATCACTCGATGATGCAGTTGTTGCAAAACTTGAGAGCCATGGTGAGCGGTTTGAGATCCTGGTAGATCCGGATTTGGCCGCAAAAATCAGGCAGGGTGAAGATATCCCAATTGAGGATGCGGTTGCAGCACTCCAGATCTTTGAGAACGCTTCCCAGGCTGAACGGGCATCAGAGGAGTCCCTCAAAAAAGTGTTCAAAACAACAGAATTTGAACCGATCGCATTACACATCATCCGCAAGGGAGAGATTCACCTTACCTCAGAGCAGCGAAAGGTCCTGACCGCGGAAAAACGCAGACAGGTCATCACCTTTATCGCGCGGAATGCAGTTAATCCCCAGACCGGACATCCTCACCCGCCACAACGGATTGAACTGGCAATGGAAGAAGCAAAAGTCCATATTGATCCATTCAGGAGTGTAGAGGAACTGGTAAAGGACACGATGAAGGCACTCAGGCCTCTTATCCCGATCAAGTTTGACGAAGTCAGGGTTGCAGTCAGGATCCCGCCGGATTATGCACCCCGGGCGTATGGTGAGATCTCAGCCGTAGCTGCCATCGAGAAAGAAGAATGGCAGAAGGACGGGTCATGGATCTGTGTTGTGGTAATCCCTGCCGGAATACAGACCGAGTTCTACGACCTGATTAACCGGATCAGCCATGGGAACGCAGAGACAAAGATCATCAAGTAA
- a CDS encoding DNA-directed RNA polymerase subunit P yields the protein MPGSYKCARCKQKVEIDMNVRCPFCGHRILFKERGAAIKELKAR from the coding sequence ATGCCTGGGTCGTACAAGTGTGCCCGGTGTAAACAAAAGGTCGAGATCGATATGAATGTCCGGTGTCCCTTCTGCGGGCATCGGATCCTTTTTAAAGAACGGGGAGCAGCAATCAAAGAACTCAAGGCCAGATGA